The region TGGTATGTACGTAAAGTATATGTTTACCTTCTTCCTTATGAACTACAGTTTtaagtatttgaaaaaattgaagtaaattataatcataacatctctttatttcctatattcggctgaaaaccaaacaaatgatctatcaaccaaatgcttttagaattccAGGTTAGTTTTGAACTTCGTGTGTAAAAGTTCtatttttttgggataaatttAGTATGATTAGTGACATCTTACACAGAACTATTGCGCttgtcacaactcacaaccTCACATAAGCACCTCACATAAACTTATTATGACAATAAAATATTGTAAGTCCttatgtcacttttgatgaatatggtgcatgTGATTGGTAAATTgagaacatattttatttttgtttagtggATATGATAAATCTAAAACCGCAAGTTCGGGAGCAAACCACTTTGTTCGTTGGAGCTAGGGTTTAGTTTAAAAATGACAATTGGGTATTAAGATAAGATAgatatgcattaaaaaaaaatttcatacatTTATATAGACATATTTGCATTATTATACATTCATACATGCATTTGGGCAATATATTTTGCATggtattttttacaaaattgataatattaaaatttcttagagaattgatattataaaaaaatgttattggaAGCCATCAAGCAAAAGCTGAAACGATTCATTTTCTTCCATCGCTCGTGAAGGTGGATCCACAGTTAAAGGAAGAATATGATCAACCACAAATGAAGGAACAGGAAGGGTACAAGGAGAAATAAAACTCATCATTTCTCTGTGCCTTTTCTTTCTGGTACATGCATCTCTAAGCTTTATTTCAGCTGGATGCAATTTCAAATGTGGATTTGTTAGCATCATTTCTCTTCTATCTTTTATATCTTTGAGTACTTCTCTCAGTTCAGGGTCATCTTCAATGCTACCCAATTCCTATATAACGGTTGATTAATACTGATCGAATGATGTTAAAGtgtaataaacaaaaattaccTTAACATTTTCGGATAATTTCTGTAAGCTGACTAATTGTCGATGAGGCCATCTGAAGATTCCTAATTCCTCACACCTTCTTTTCAAGATTCTGTACTCAACTCTTAGTTCCTTAGCGGCTTTATAAATGGGCATATGGAAATAAGTAGAAAGCATTGCCTTGCTTATTGTTG is a window of Ipomoea triloba cultivar NCNSP0323 chromosome 16, ASM357664v1 DNA encoding:
- the LOC116007932 gene encoding protein RKD1-like; translation: MANHVSSSSAFTNQLVYPSSNASEYPFWDAQCEQFPLTYFSAKNNDEPLLNMDFDPFWNFEHNLERLIEATALNPLGMDEVLLPSASVIPIEWDITPTSNAVAVNQDTSTGTKESMIEKIVRRQSKRTQKTFRDPSTISKAMLSTYFHMPIYKAAKELRVEYRILKRRCEELGIFRWPHRQLVSLQKLSENVKELGSIEDDPELREVLKDIKDRREMMLTNPHLKLHPAEIKLRDACTRKKRHREMMSFISPCTLPVPSFVVDHILPLTVDPPSRAMEENESFQLLLDGFQ